In Xanthomonas fragariae, the genomic window CAGCCAGTACGGCGCCGCGCATGCTGCGTCAGCGCATCACTCAACTCAGCGGAACGGCATGCCGCCGCGGCCACCCATGGCGCCCATCATGCCTTTCATGTTGCGCATCAGGCCCTTCATGCCGCCGCCGGCCAGCTTGCCCATCATCTTTTCCATCTGCTGATACTGCTTCATCAGCTTGTTAACATCGGCCGGCAACATCCCCGAGCCGCGTGCGATGCGGGCGCGGCGCGAGCCATTGAGCAGGGCCGGGTTGCGGCGCTCTTTCTTGGTCATCGAGTTGATGATCGCGATCATCTGCGGCACTTCCTTGCCGGTGACCTGTTGTTTGACGTTGTCCGGGATCTGGCCCATGCCCGGCAGCTTGTCCATCAGCCCATGAATGCCGCCCATGTTCTGCATCTGCTCGAGTTGTTCCTTCATATCGTTGAGGTCGAACTTCTTGCCCTTGGCGACTTTGGCGGCAAGCTTGGCGGCCTTTTCCTGATCGACACTGTGCTCGACCTGCTCCACCAGCGACAACACATCGCCCATGTCCAGGATGCGGCTGGCGACCCGATCGGGATGGAACACATCCAGCCCATCGGTCTTTTCGCCGGTACCGACGAACTTGATCGGCTTGCCGGTGATGTAGCGCACGCTCAGCGCGGCACCGCCCCGGGCGTCGCCGTCGGTCTTGGTCAGCACTACGCCGGTCAGCGGCAGCGCCTCACCGAAGGCCTTGGCGGTGTTGGCCGCGTCCTGGCCGGTCATCGCATCGACGACGAAAAGTGTCTCGGTCGGGTTGATCGCGGCGTGCAGCGCCCTGATCTCGTCCATCATCACTTGGTCGATCGCCAGGCGGCCGGCGGTATCGACCAGCAGCACATCGGCGAACGACTTGCGGGCGTCGCTGATGGCGGCACGCACAATGTCGACCGGCTTCTGCGAAGCCTCAGATGGGAAGAACAGCACGCCGACCTGTTCGGCCAGCGTCTTGAGCTGCTCGATTGCGGCCGGGCGGTAGACGTCGGCCGAGACCACCATGACTTTCTTCTTGCGCTTTTCCTTCAGGTGCTTGGCGAGCTTGCCCACGGTGGTGGTCTTGCCCGCACCCTGCAAGCCGGCCATGAGGATGATTGCCGGCGCCGGCACCTTGAGGTTGAGGTCGGCGGCGGCGGCGCCCATGACCGCGGTCAGCTCGTCGCGGACGATCTTGATCAGCGCCTGGCCGGGCGTCAGCGACTTGAGCACTTCCTGGCCAACTGCGCGCACCTTGATGCGCTCGATCAGCGCCTGCACCACCGGCAGCGCGACGTCGGCCTCGAGCAGCGCGATGCGCACTTCACGGGTGGCTTCGCGAATGTTCTCCTCGGTCAGACGGCCGCGGCCGCGCAGGCGCTCCATGGTGCCGGAGAGACGTTGGGTAAGGGACTCGAACATGCGCAAAAGACCGCGGAGGGGAAACGGGTGCCGATTATAGCGGCACACACCAGCTGCCCGCCCCGCCTGGCTTGGCATGTCCGCTCTTCCGACTTCCGAATCACCATTCCCGAGCTCCCCCACCAGTGTGCGAAACTTCCACGATGACAATCGTTTTCATCGCGTTCGCCCTGTACCTGCTGGCCGCGGCGCTGCTCACTCGGGCGGTGCTGCACGATGGCAACCAGGCGCCTGCACGCTGGCTGGCGCCGGCGCTGGCGGCGGTGGCGCTGCATACCGGGTATCACGTGCTGGTGGCGTTTCGCACTGTGGGTGGGCCGGACATGCACTTCTTCGCCGCACTGTCGTTGTGCGGCCTGGGCATGGCCGCGCTGACAGCAGTGTTCGGTGGCCGTGGACGGATGGCGGCGGTGGGTGTGGTGGTGTTCCCGCTGTCGGCAATCCTGCTGGCCTGCTATCACGCCTACGGCCACGAACCGAGCGCCGACCTGGGCTGGCGGCTGGAATTGCATGCGTGGATTGCGCTGTTGGCTTACGCCACGCTAGGCATCGCTGCGCTGCTGGCGATCATGCTATGGCTGCAGGAGCGCGCGCTGCGCCGGCGCGATTTCCACACTTGGTTGCGCGCATTGCCGCCGTTGACCGAGCTGGAAACGCTGCTGTTCCGCATGATCACGGTGGGATTCGTACTGTTGAGCCTGACCTTGTTGACCGGCCTGCTGTTCGTGCAGGACTTCCTGGCGCAACGGCTGCTGCACAAGACCGTGCTCAGCATTCTGTCGTGGATCGTGTTCGGTGCGCTGCTGGTCGGCCGCTGGCGCAATGGTTGGCGCGGCACCAAGGCAGTACATTGGACGCTGACCGCGATGGCGTTGCTGGTGCTGTCGTTCTTCGGCAGCAAGTTCGTGATCGAGCTGGTGCTGGGGTCGCGCTGATCGCGTAGGTCGCAGGCTTGATGTGTGATGCAAGCAATTGCGAGGCGGCGCGCTCTGCGCACGCCTCTGTGCGCACGTCGGTACACCCTGCCCTTTGCAGTGACGTGGCGAACCGTCGCCAGATGGGCGCAGAGCGTGCGCTCACAACCAAAGCTTACGAGCAGCACATGCCGCAATGAGCACCGGCCCTGCCCGCCTATTGCAGCACAGTCGTTCTGACAGACGCTCTCAGGCATTCAGCGCAGCGCTCACAGCTTCCCACGGCTGATCCGGACCTGGGCTGGCGAAGCGATAGGCGATGCGACGGCGGTAGACCTCACCGGGGCGCAGAATCGTCGACGGGAAGTGGGGCTGATTGGGTGCGTCCGGGTAGTCCTGCGGCTCCAGGCACACGCCGCGGCCCAGGCCGGGATGATGGTCGTCCAGATGCTGACCTTCGTAGAGTTGCACCGCCGGTGCATCGCTGGTGATACGCAGCGCTACGCCACTGTGCGGCGAATACAGCTCGGCAACGCAGTCCGCATCGGCGGCCAGCACCAGGCATTGGTCGTAGCCTTTGCCGAGCACCACTTGCGGATGTGCCGGGTCGGTGTTGTCGGCCAGTGCGGTGGGCGTGCGGAAATCGAACGGCGTGCCGGCGATCGGGGCGATTTCGCCGGTCGGAATCGATTCGGCATCCACCGGCAGATAGCGCTCAGCCGGCACGCGCAGCACTTGCGATGCGGCAGGCCGGTGCGGGTCGCCGGACAGGTTGAAGTAGGGATGATGGGTCAGGTTCAACGCAGTGGCCGCGTCGCACTGCGCTTCGAAGTCCAATTGCAGGCTGCGCCCGTGGAGCTGCAAGCGCGCACGCACCTGCAAATTGCCGGGGTAACCTTCTTCGCCATCGGGAGAGTCGTACCCGAGCAGCACCTGATCCGGCGCCTGCTCCAGCACGCCCCACACACGCCGCCCGAAACCGCGCAGGCCGCCGTGCAACTGATTGCGCCCCTCGTTGGCCGCCAATGTGTGGGTGACACCATCCAGCGTGTAACGCGCGCCAGCGATACGGTTGCCGAAACGGCCGACAAGAATATTGAGGCTGTCGCCATCTGCGGCATACGCGGGCAGATCCGGCAAGGCTAGCAGCAGGGGCACGACACCTTGCGCAGTAGTCAACCGCAGCGCGTGCAGAATGCCTCCATAGGTGAGTACTTCTGCCTCCAGCCCGGCATCGCTGCGCAACGTCAGCGCTTGCACCTGCACACCGCTTGGCAACTGCCCGAATACTCGCCGCATGGAATCGTCTCGCCGATGGTGGAAGCTCGCGAGCATAGCCG contains:
- the ffh gene encoding signal recognition particle protein: MFESLTQRLSGTMERLRGRGRLTEENIREATREVRIALLEADVALPVVQALIERIKVRAVGQEVLKSLTPGQALIKIVRDELTAVMGAAAADLNLKVPAPAIILMAGLQGAGKTTTVGKLAKHLKEKRKKKVMVVSADVYRPAAIEQLKTLAEQVGVLFFPSEASQKPVDIVRAAISDARKSFADVLLVDTAGRLAIDQVMMDEIRALHAAINPTETLFVVDAMTGQDAANTAKAFGEALPLTGVVLTKTDGDARGGAALSVRYITGKPIKFVGTGEKTDGLDVFHPDRVASRILDMGDVLSLVEQVEHSVDQEKAAKLAAKVAKGKKFDLNDMKEQLEQMQNMGGIHGLMDKLPGMGQIPDNVKQQVTGKEVPQMIAIINSMTKKERRNPALLNGSRRARIARGSGMLPADVNKLMKQYQQMEKMMGKLAGGGMKGLMRNMKGMMGAMGGRGGMPFR
- a CDS encoding cytochrome C assembly family protein: MTIVFIAFALYLLAAALLTRAVLHDGNQAPARWLAPALAAVALHTGYHVLVAFRTVGGPDMHFFAALSLCGLGMAALTAVFGGRGRMAAVGVVVFPLSAILLACYHAYGHEPSADLGWRLELHAWIALLAYATLGIAALLAIMLWLQERALRRRDFHTWLRALPPLTELETLLFRMITVGFVLLSLTLLTGLLFVQDFLAQRLLHKTVLSILSWIVFGALLVGRWRNGWRGTKAVHWTLTAMALLVLSFFGSKFVIELVLGSR
- a CDS encoding aldose epimerase family protein, producing the protein MRRVFGQLPSGVQVQALTLRSDAGLEAEVLTYGGILHALRLTTAQGVVPLLLALPDLPAYAADGDSLNILVGRFGNRIAGARYTLDGVTHTLAANEGRNQLHGGLRGFGRRVWGVLEQAPDQVLLGYDSPDGEEGYPGNLQVRARLQLHGRSLQLDFEAQCDAATALNLTHHPYFNLSGDPHRPAASQVLRVPAERYLPVDAESIPTGEIAPIAGTPFDFRTPTALADNTDPAHPQVVLGKGYDQCLVLAADADCVAELYSPHSGVALRITSDAPAVQLYEGQHLDDHHPGLGRGVCLEPQDYPDAPNQPHFPSTILRPGEVYRRRIAYRFASPGPDQPWEAVSAALNA